The sequence TATCCTTTCCGATAGGATCTGTGGCAGCCTGCTCATTCTCTTAGCATGCATTTCTTTCTATAAACGCTCTGTGCTTTGGTTTGGCGTATTTGTAGGCATTTGGGTCTCTCTTTTTCCCTGTTTTCCAGAACGCTCTTCTATCGTATTTGCAAACGATACTCTGATAGGCTTTGCTATCTTTGCTGTTGTCTGCATTCCTCCTACACGTCCGGAAGCTTTGGAAGTCGGGCCAACTCTACCTGAAGGGATTTCCTATAACCCATCTTCTGGAGGACGTCGCGCTGCTGTTTTGATATTAAGTTTATTAGCCTGGCTACAGTCGCGGTATTTAACAGCATCTGCCTTAGGAATATCCTCAAGTAGTTTTGAGCACGACTTCTTTGTCTATGCCATGATGATGACCGCATATTCTTTACTTGTTGTACTCTCTCTATCCGGAGGAGAGCGTCGTTGGCATACGCGCCCTAAAGTCGTCATAGCAACAGCCATTACCCTCCTATCCACCATCATTCTCACTTTCATTCCTATTGTAACTCAACAACTCACTCTAGATTGCTGGTTATCCTTATTTCTAACCTTACAACCAGCTTTGGCGTTTGTTTTTGCTTACGATGAATTCAGAGCAACATTTAACTATCTCGCACGATTCCTCGATAAAAAACGCGAGCTCATTCGTATATCTCTCTTTGGATCAGAATACTACAGGGATTCCCTATTTTGGGAAGAACGCACCGTATTGCCCTTTATAAAAGCATGCAAGCAAGCTTTTCAGGGAATTTCCTTTCCTATCCATCTTCTGATTACTATTTGCGTAACCATAGGATTTATCAAAATGAGCGATGAGCTCGCCATCACAGACACATTGAAAAACTACACCAATATCTGCTGCTGGTTCATTATTGTGCTCTCCACTCTATCTTTTGCTGATAGTCTTCGGTACTTGCGCTGGCTCTGTGTGATTTTCTCAGCAGCGATCTTACTCTCTCCTGTTTTCTTTCATATTCCCCTACATGCCCCTATCTTGATTCCTACCATAATCACAGGAATCGCTTTGATCTTTTTATCAGTAGGGAAAATAATACAGAAAAAGTAAGACGAGAGTCTTTGATTATATGAGTAAAGAAGGCACTCCTGAAGATGCTTCTTCTTGTCTTTGCTCTGCAGCTCGCGCTTCTTCTTCGGCCTCTAAGCGATCGCGTTTTTCTTTGTCATGCTCGCTTGCATAAATATCCTCTTGAGCTCGGTCTATCCCCTCAGAAATAAGGGAATCATGTAAAGAAGATTGCAAAGAATCTCGCTCAGGAATCACCTTCGTAGTCTGAAATAACGTTACAAAAGAAAACCTCGGTGTATATTCCGACAACAAAACTTGAGATTCTATGAACTCAGCTACATCTTTTTTGGTGATCTTCCCTGTCTGACTATTACAGTAATTTAAAATCTGTAAGTAATTACTCTCCGCCAATTGTTTATGCTTACTTAAAGCTTCCTTATGATGCTGAAAAGCATACAGAATTAAAGGAACAGAAATAAGCACGAATAAAAGAACCCCAGGAAGAAGAAAGGGCAAAAAGATATCAGAAACAAAAACCAATCCTAGAAGAGGATACCCCAACAAACAAGATCCTATCAATAAAAGCACCAGAGAAACAACAAGGGCAATTGCAGAGATAAATACAAGAGGAGTTCCCTTGCACCGATGTGTGTGAATATCGCCGTAAAGAGAAAGCTTTTGTTCTGAAGAGAGTAGAGTATAACCTAACTCAGGTGCAGGTAAATTCGATAACGGTAATGTCACGTTGAAAGACACTCCCGGATATCCTCTATAAGCAGATGGACATTACTGGTAGAACGCGTTAAATCGTTAAAGAACACAGGAACAAGACCATGATTTTTAAGCACATAAAATGCATCACCAAGGAAAGCCACATCACGAAAATCATGCGTAACAAGAATCACAGTTTTATAGTCTTTTCTTGCCAACCTTAAAATATATTTATACAACTGTTCTTTCGTCGTAATGTCCAAAGAAGAAAATGGTTCATCTAAAAGTAATATTGGCTTTGGAGATAAGCATTGACAAGCTAAAGAGACTCTCTGTTTTTGACCCTCAGAAAGTTCATCAGGATAACAATCTAATAAATCACCTAAATTGAAGCTTTCGACTACCTCAAGCAACTTTTCAGAGGATATACGGAAACGCTTATGTTTCCCTCCTAATTCCGAGTTTAGGTGTATATTTTTCAATACAGTCCGCCACGGAAGCAACGTATGTTTTTGCTGCATATAAGCAACATCTGTTTGTTGCACAGGTTCCCCTAACCAGAGAATTTCCCCTTCGGCTGGGGATAAGAAATTCGCTATTAAACGAAATAAGGTAGTTTTCCCAGTCCCAGACACCCCTAAAATAATGGTAATCTTTCCTGGATGAGATACAAAAGAAGTGTTTCGAAATATTAACTTGTCAGAATAAGAATAGCTAAGACTTTTGACTTCTAACATATAGAAACCACAGAGTTTAAAGTGAAGTCAGCTTGCGGTTACCAAGACTTGAACTTGGGACCTCGACATTATCAGTGTCGCGCTCTAACCAACTGAGCTATAACCGCGAGTTTGGAGACTAGGAGAGTCGAACTCCTGACCTTCTGAATGCAAATCAGACGCTCTACCAACTAAGCTAAGTCCCCGTCTATTCTTCTCTTATTGTGATCAAAAAAGAAAAAGTTATCTTAATAACTAAGAGATTTAACCTCAACCAAAGAATTAAGAAAAAAACGAATTAATGGGTTAAACAGATTTCTTGGAGCACACTTTTCAATAGAGAATCCGTGTAAAACTTACTAGTTTCACTTTGTAATTTTAGCCAGGCTTCATTACTTGACGACTCTAAAGGATGAGGTATAAGAATATTTACTCCTAAACAAGGAATGCCAAATTCATAACATACCTGAGCAACGGCTCCTCCTGCACTATCAAAACCTTGAATTTCGGAATGAATTTGTTGAAGCGATAGAAAATAATTCTTAGACATGGAGAAAGCCTCTCCAGTAGCTATAATGCCTTCGGTAAGACCATGTTCTGTAGATGTTGTAGGTTTTAGATAGCCATAGGTTTTTAGTAAACGCTCGATAGAATCTTTATGCATAGCAATAAACTGTCTTCCCCCAATCTTGGCAGCCTCCCTATACGCTTCGCTAGTCGCAAAAATACTCTGATGGATGTTTGGAATTTCAAATCTCTTGAAAAAGGGGCGTACATCAGAATCATAGTTAACATAACCATGAGAAATCAGAACATTCCCAAAACGCCCCGTTTCTGAGCGTGAGTAACATGTCCCTATAATCAAGATAAGATCGACTCTATGCTTGAGAATCATATTACAGCTAATAACAGCAGCAGAAACTTTATTTGGCCAAAAAGAAGACATTACTAAATACTTCCCGAAATAATCTCCAGAATAGTACGTTCTCCTCCCCTCTACTGTCTTCTTGCTATTCGCAAACCAAGGAATAGGACACGCGGAATCTGAAGATTCTGAAACTTCGGGAAGAGCAAAGATAATGCCTATACGAGATAAAGGAGCGTGTTTCTCACTAAAAATATCTATAGGAGCTGATTCTAAAGAGATAAAGGAGCAACAAAAAACGGCAGCTAGAACAACGCGAAGAACCATAAAAATTCCACTTATAGAATTCTGGCTCCTTATAGAAAAACATGATGTTTAAGAGAATGAAAAAGCTAAAGTGAAGATAGCTCTTTCGACTCTAGAGGTAGCGAAAAACTAGACTCGAAAGAGCTGATCTTCTATGAATCTTTATTCATCACAGAGAACATCACGCGTTTTTCACAGTCTAACTTTCTTTTTTAAATCTAAATTTCTTGCCTCACGCACTTTCGTAATCTTAAACGATTTTGTGAACGTTTCGTATTCTTTGTCTAAAGCTTTAGAATTCTTATTTTTATAAACCATGAAGACCTGATATAGAGTGTGATTTACAGAAATCAACATGCCTCTGAAATAAATGTCTTCACAAGATATCCAAAATTCTAACGCTTTATGCCCCTGTATCTCTTTTGCCTGCATAAATAGGACTTGTGATTCTGGAAGAGCCTGAAGCATTCCAGCAAACCCTTCTTGAAGATTTAATTCCGGACGGCTCACATCCACCTTCTCAGGGTACTCCCATACAGACACAACATAAACCGTGTTATCCGATTGTGTTTCTGTAACGTATGTATCATAGCGTATAGTCAGTTCTGATTGGGGAATCTCTATGACCTGTCCTGAATGTTCTGGATCTCCAGGAAACTCCGCAGAAAAGCCACAACTTTTCGTATAATCATACCGTTTCCATGGTAGACTATCTTTGATCTTAGAAACGCGTACGTCACCGTCTTGCATCTCCTTAGCAGAGAACCAACTCTTCATTTTAGAGAGAAAACCCGTCTTAGATTCTCCAGCAACTAATGAAGCTGGATATAGAGCTTGTAGAGATATTAATACGGTTAATAAAAACTTACTGACTTTTGAAAGCATAATAAAAATAAAATACGTTTATTAATTTAATAATATAACTTCCGACACTTTTATTAATAACAAAATACAAAAAATCAAAATCATCAAAAATCTTGTGTTTTATAAAACTCATGATAATAATCCTGACTGTAAAAAATCTTGGATACTAAGGAGTTGCTGCGGA is a genomic window of Chlamydia psittaci 6BC containing:
- a CDS encoding SPW repeat domain-containing protein; its protein translation is MDKETLENIYKHFRYRFFKLSILPAFLGLLLICTPNTLNYQAPSVILSDRICGSLLILLACISFYKRSVLWFGVFVGIWVSLFPCFPERSSIVFANDTLIGFAIFAVVCIPPTRPEALEVGPTLPEGISYNPSSGGRRAAVLILSLLAWLQSRYLTASALGISSSSFEHDFFVYAMMMTAYSLLVVLSLSGGERRWHTRPKVVIATAITLLSTIILTFIPIVTQQLTLDCWLSLFLTLQPALAFVFAYDEFRATFNYLARFLDKKRELIRISLFGSEYYRDSLFWEERTVLPFIKACKQAFQGISFPIHLLITICVTIGFIKMSDELAITDTLKNYTNICCWFIIVLSTLSFADSLRYLRWLCVIFSAAILLSPVFFHIPLHAPILIPTIITGIALIFLSVGKIIQKK
- a CDS encoding 5'-methylthioadenosine nucleosidase, producing the protein MVLRVVLAAVFCCSFISLESAPIDIFSEKHAPLSRIGIIFALPEVSESSDSACPIPWFANSKKTVEGRRTYYSGDYFGKYLVMSSFWPNKVSAAVISCNMILKHRVDLILIIGTCYSRSETGRFGNVLISHGYVNYDSDVRPFFKRFEIPNIHQSIFATSEAYREAAKIGGRQFIAMHKDSIERLLKTYGYLKPTTSTEHGLTEGIIATGEAFSMSKNYFLSLQQIHSEIQGFDSAGGAVAQVCYEFGIPCLGVNILIPHPLESSSNEAWLKLQSETSKFYTDSLLKSVLQEICLTH
- a CDS encoding ABC transporter ATP-binding protein, which encodes MLEVKSLSYSYSDKLIFRNTSFVSHPGKITIILGVSGTGKTTLFRLIANFLSPAEGEILWLGEPVQQTDVAYMQQKHTLLPWRTVLKNIHLNSELGGKHKRFRISSEKLLEVVESFNLGDLLDCYPDELSEGQKQRVSLACQCLSPKPILLLDEPFSSLDITTKEQLYKYILRLARKDYKTVILVTHDFRDVAFLGDAFYVLKNHGLVPVFFNDLTRSTSNVHLLIEDIRECLST